The genomic stretch TTCGTGGTCTCATCTTCCTGCCGATGTCTCTTCCTAACGAGGACGAGTCTGCACTTCTTCACCTTGGCGATGACTGGCTTGCCGAAGTGTACCTCCAACTTGACACCTTCTCAAAGGCAGACTGATCGCCCCACCCTGACGACAGTATACCTTTCTCAGGAACCGTGTTACGCGTTCTGTCCTATTTAAACCAGATGTCGCCTTCATGGACTCAGCGGACGGAACCTCTACGGAGGTTTTTTCTAGGGTCACTGTTGCGACCGGTACTTGGCTGCCTTGGCAGCCAGCAACTTCAGCTCTTCCCTAAGCCAGTCAACATCCTTGGCAGAGGTCTGTCTGACCACGTGGGCTGGAAGGCCCATGACGAACGATTCCGCGGCTATTCTTGTACCAGGCGGCACGAGACAGCCCGCAGCTATGACCGATCTCTCCCCGACGACGGCTCCGTCAAGAATGAGTGCTCCGATGCCAACAAGCGTCTCATCGCCCACCTTGCACCCGTGCAGCCGTGCTGAGTGCGAGACGATGCATCCGTCTCCTACGATGACGGATCTCCCCTTGGGTGCCTCCGCGAACGACATGTCCATCATGGCTGATCCCCTGCCTATCTCCACCATGTCGTCATCTGCTCTGAGTACCGCACCGGGCCAAACACTCGAACTATCGCGGAGGAACACCTCACCAATCACAACGGCCGATTCGTCCACGTAAACGTCCGAGCCCAGAGTCGGGCTCTTGTTCCCGAAACTCCTGAGAACCATGGACCCCTAATCGACGCTCGAACCGATATAGCTTTCAGGTGTGATTGGCCGAACGAACAGCTTATCTACAGCGAACAGCGTTTCCACGGATGTCGCTATGACGCAATGGAGGGCACCCTCTCCCCCGGAGGTCCTGTTAATTGTCGCAGTCCAATGACTACGAATCACCCATCCTCAAGACTCTGCATCGTCTCTCCGCAAAGATGCAGAACCTACAGGGTTCGGAGGAAGGTTTCAGAATCATCGCAGACGAGCTCAGGTCCATTGCGAACTCCGACTACGCAGCCGTTTTCCTGGTCGACAATGACAATTCCACTCTGAAGCTCGTGGGTCTGTCCGGATTCGATAGGGACAAGGCCAAGAGCCTGCCGGTCGTCAAAGTGGACGAGGAATACAGACGGCAGGTCTTTGGCGCTAACGGACCCAGGATCTTGAAGCTCCGCTCACAATCTGATTTCCCGAGCGTCGCCCAAGACCTCGCAAAGGCGACCGATATGGAGACAGGTCTTCTCTCACCGATCATGCTGAGAGGGGAATTCCTCGGATATGTCGCCATCGGGAACAAGAAAGGGAGCCCCGATGTCAGCGAAACCACGGAAGAGCTCATGGCCTCGTCATCAGACGCCGTCGCGGTGGTCATCGACAGCATGCGGATCTACTCGAAGCTCAGCCAGGCGAAGGAGAACACGGACCGTATCTTGTCACTGGCGCCTATTGGAATCTTCAGCTGCGACCCGAAGGGCATCTTCAAATCGGTCAACCGACAGATGCTGGCCATGCTCGATAGCGACTCAGAGCAGGAGCTCATTGGAACCAGCGTGTTCGAGCTCCCCGTCGTTACGAAGTCCGGCCTGGACGCGCTTCTAATGCAGGGCGTAGAAGGACATGAGGGCGAGAAGGCAGATGTTCACTTCGTTCTTCGCTCGGACAGAGCGCTGTACCTGCACGTGAAGGTCACTCCCCTGAAGACTGAGAAAGGCGATGTCCAGGGGCTCCTAGCCGTCGCAATGGACATCACATCCAAGATAAGGCTCCAGAACCAGCTCGAGAGGTCGTACGAGAAGCTCACACAGACATACCAGGAGCTGGAGCGGGTGACCAAGATGAAGACGCAATTCATCGATGTCGTCTCGCACGAGCTAAGAACCCCGCTCACCGTCATGAGGGGTTACATCGACCTTGTGGAGTCCGAGTACTCAGCAAAGCTCGAGCCCAAGTTCGGGTCGAGGCTCAAGATCATCAAGGCGAACACGGACAAACTCTACGGCCTTGTCGAGAGCATGCTCGATGTCAGCAGACTCGAAAAGGGTTCGCTCATGATACACCCCGAACCCGTCAGGATCGACACCATCCTGGAAGAGATAGTCCGGACCATGATTAACGACGCCGAGGTGAAGAATCAGACTCTCATCCTCGACATCGAGGGGAAGTTGCCG from Candidatus Thermoplasmatota archaeon encodes the following:
- a CDS encoding gamma carbonic anhydrase family protein, producing the protein MVLRSFGNKSPTLGSDVYVDESAVVIGEVFLRDSSSVWPGAVLRADDDMVEIGRGSAMMDMSFAEAPKGRSVIVGDGCIVSHSARLHGCKVGDETLVGIGALILDGAVVGERSVIAAGCLVPPGTRIAAESFVMGLPAHVVRQTSAKDVDWLREELKLLAAKAAKYRSQQ
- a CDS encoding PAS domain-containing protein produces the protein MSQSNDYESPILKTLHRLSAKMQNLQGSEEGFRIIADELRSIANSDYAAVFLVDNDNSTLKLVGLSGFDRDKAKSLPVVKVDEEYRRQVFGANGPRILKLRSQSDFPSVAQDLAKATDMETGLLSPIMLRGEFLGYVAIGNKKGSPDVSETTEELMASSSDAVAVVIDSMRIYSKLSQAKENTDRILSLAPIGIFSCDPKGIFKSVNRQMLAMLDSDSEQELIGTSVFELPVVTKSGLDALLMQGVEGHEGEKADVHFVLRSDRALYLHVKVTPLKTEKGDVQGLLAVAMDITSKIRLQNQLERSYEKLTQTYQELERVTKMKTQFIDVVSHELRTPLTVMRGYIDLVESEYSAKLEPKFGSRLKIIKANTDKLYGLVESMLDVSRLEKGSLMIHPEPVRIDTILEEIVRTMINDAEVKNQTLILDIEGKLPLIMADRRRLKDVFSNLIDNGLKYTQEGGRIQVSARDEGRMLHIWVKDNGVGIPLENLGKIFDRFHIVTSDDLSHQVNRLGLGLPIAKGIIEAHGGRIWVESQVGKGSVFHVDLVKESPK